The following coding sequences are from one Rutidosis leptorrhynchoides isolate AG116_Rl617_1_P2 chromosome 11, CSIRO_AGI_Rlap_v1, whole genome shotgun sequence window:
- the LOC139877716 gene encoding uncharacterized protein: MGVGKKEFSSTRNLEKGQLGGVIFGATNVTIKECLSKQLFGLPKEHLVYVEKIEPGLPLFLFNYSDRKLHGVFEAASHGQYNIDSYAWTSDGRQCSPYPAQVQVLMRSADSPRHPLTENQFKPIIVDNYFSYNKFWFELDHAQTSKLLSLFSSQSLSASHLTPKFQYVPKSDKKMENEPKAEDVRMSFNGMNLNPKTENWIGTKRKDEKQDVFMKLNELDLNRIKADPPSVFIKSSEDATISQLIEKVEDLMSSKTEQNRKIGYLEEKIIFLEQNLAEAQNEIRNLKNHCVIFETMMGPSDQSDTIIGNEFQLDNDSAETSDTHLDCDDLIYLVGGYDGRSWFSSLDCWSSSQNQTKLLKPMNTGRCYAPVSMLDGQLYVFGGGTRGVWYDAVESYDPVLNEWTARPSLNSKKGSLAGATLNGKIYAVGGGSDNEFYSAVEMLDLHIGAWIPSPSMHEQRFSLAAAELNGSLYAVGGYDGKNYLKSAERFDPRERSWTRIESMNTMRGCPCLVVLNEKLYVLGGFDSNEMVPSVEIYDPRRGSWVLGESMKYARGFSAAAVVKESLYIFGGLKNGQEINDTVECYNEGRGWETLEKMAGGRRCFFSAIAL, from the exons ATGGGGGTTGGAAAGAAAGAGTTCTCATCCACTAGAAACTTAGAAAAAGGTCAACTAGGCGGTGTAATCTTTGGTGCTACGAACGTAACAATCAAGGAATGCCTTTCGAAGCAACTATTTG GTTTACCGAAAGAGCATCTTGTGTATGTTGAGAAAATTGAACCTGGTTTGCCGTTGTTTCTATTTAACTATTCGGATAGAAAACTACATGGCGTATTTGAAGCTGCTAGCCATGGCCAATACAATATAGATTCGTATGCATGGACGAGTGACGGCAGACAGTGTTCACCTTATCCTGCTCAG GTTCAAGTACTCATGCGGTCAGCTGACTCACCACGCCATCCACTAACCGAGAATCAGTTTAAGCCCATAATCGTGGACAATTACTTTTCTTATAACAAGTTCTGGTTTGAGTTGGATCATGCTCAAACAAGTAAACTGTTATCTTTATTTTCATCTCAATCGCTTTCTGCTTCACATTTGACACCAAAGTTCCAATATGTTCCCAAGTCTGACAAGAAAATGGAAAACGAGCCCAAAGCGGAAGATGTTCGTATGAGTTTTAATGGCATGAATCTAAATCCGAAAACAGAAAATTGGATAGGTACAAAAAGGAAAGATGAGAAGCAAGATGTATTCATGAAACTTAATGAACTGGATTTGAACCGTATTAAGGCGGACCCACCTTCTGTTTTCATTAAGTCATCTGAAGATGCTACTATATCGCAG TTGATTGAAAAGGTGGAAGATCTGATGTCTTCTAAAACAGAGCAAAATCGCAAGATTGGTTACTTGGAAGAAAAGATCATATTCTTGGAGCAGAATCTG GCTGAAGCACAAAATGAAATTAGGAACCTAAAAAACCACTGTGTCATCTTCGAAACTATGATGGGCCCATCTGACCAATCTGATACCATAATTGGAAACGAGTTTCAATTGGATAATGATTCAGCTGAAACTAGTGATACTCATTTAGACTGTGATGACTTGATATATCTTGTTGGAGGATATGACGGAAGATCATGGTTCTCGTCATTGGATTGCTGGTCATCTTCACAGAATCAGACTAAATTACTTAAGCCGATGAATACTGGTCGATGTTATGCGCCTGTTTCAATGTTAGATGGTCAACTTTATGTATTTGGAGGTGGCACTCGTGGTGTGTGGTATGACGCAG ttGAATCGTATGATCCAGTTTTGAATGAGTGGACTGCTCGACCTTCTCTAAATTCAAAAAAGGGAAGCCTAGCTGGCGCTACATTGAATGGTAAGATATATGCAGTTGGTGGTGGGAGTGACAATGAATTCTATTCAGCTGTTGAGATGTTAGACCTTCACATTGGAGCCTGGATTCCATCACCCTCGATGCATGAACAG CGCTTTTCTCTAGCTGCAGCAGAACTCAATGGGTCACTTTATGCTGTTGGTGGCTATGACGGAAAAAACTACTTAAA GTCGGCTGAAAGGTTTGATCCAAGAGAACGTTCCTGGACAAGAATCGAAAGCATGAACACAATGAGGGGTTGCCCTTGTTTGGTCGTTTTGAATGAAAAGTT ATACGTTTTAGGTGGGTTCGATAGTAATGAAATGGTTCCAAGCGTAGAAATCTACGATCCTCGACGCGGGTCATGGGTTCTGGGAGAATCAATGAAGTACGCGAGGGGATTTTCAGCTGCAGCAGTCGTAAAAGAATCGCTTTACATCTTTGGTGGACTTAAAAATGGTCAAGAAATTAACGACACT GTTGAATGCTATAACGAAGGCCGAGGATGGGAGACTCTCGAGAAAATGGCAGGTGGCCGGAGATGTTTTTTCTCGGCTATTGCTTTATGA